A single Endozoicomonas sp. NE40 DNA region contains:
- a CDS encoding SGNH/GDSL hydrolase family protein has protein sequence MHRQVSGNTSLRKLFKSFMFFCLLSPSILYATGKKDEIAFVGASITAGAGELLNFNEPSSHYFELIRYDNSFSVSNQSPVGNSLGLLNIIKSPVDKLAEQIKKAVQRAPKMIITIDGLFWVVYKSEKDALQRLEKALTHMTQAKQNFVISLLPVVSVPLFGKYYSVSSKTINDVNKRLKEWSQDQNKKHPNQGQVLLLDLTSYFGKEPGVNCGRTLGKKTRKEVMPEGQIHPTKFGHLCLTGRLLEELSQSKLSQFNLIASHFNSTKLLDLPEEPSQSKPSQLDLKDILAITKNIAKKFLHTQHDEH, from the coding sequence ATGCACAGGCAGGTATCAGGCAACACCTCTCTCAGAAAGCTGTTCAAAAGCTTTATGTTTTTTTGTTTACTCTCACCATCCATACTTTATGCAACTGGAAAAAAGGATGAAATTGCTTTTGTGGGTGCCAGTATAACAGCCGGGGCGGGGGAACTACTTAATTTTAACGAGCCCTCAAGTCACTATTTTGAGCTAATTCGCTATGACAACTCTTTTAGTGTAAGTAATCAAAGCCCTGTTGGTAACTCGCTTGGGCTACTCAACATCATAAAATCCCCAGTCGATAAGTTGGCTGAGCAAATAAAAAAAGCTGTTCAGCGCGCTCCAAAAATGATCATAACAATCGATGGACTGTTCTGGGTCGTGTATAAGTCTGAAAAGGATGCACTGCAAAGGCTGGAAAAAGCTCTGACACATATGACCCAAGCAAAGCAAAACTTTGTTATTTCCCTTTTACCTGTTGTTTCTGTACCACTATTTGGCAAATACTACAGCGTCTCCTCAAAGACGATTAATGATGTAAACAAACGGCTGAAAGAGTGGAGCCAGGATCAAAATAAAAAACACCCAAACCAGGGGCAGGTTCTGCTATTGGACCTGACCAGCTACTTTGGAAAGGAGCCAGGTGTTAACTGTGGCAGAACACTGGGCAAAAAAACCAGAAAAGAGGTTATGCCTGAAGGTCAGATACACCCAACGAAATTCGGGCATCTATGCCTTACTGGAAGGCTGCTGGAAGAGCTATCCCAAAGTAAACTTTCACAATTCAACTTGATAGCCTCCCATTTCAATAGCACGAAACTTCTCGACTTGCCAGAGGAGCCATCCCAAAGTAAACCTTCACAGCTCGACCTGAAAGACATATTGGCTATAACGAAAAACATAGCAAAAAAGTTTCTACACACGCAGCATGATGAACATTAA